One genomic segment of Capricornis sumatraensis isolate serow.1 chromosome 6, serow.2, whole genome shotgun sequence includes these proteins:
- the DMAC1 gene encoding distal membrane-arm assembly complex protein 1 gives MGSFVSQPLEPVKFVATPEATSTAKPAQVTATEAPASPEQAPLFNNCWSCRVLSGSGLIGAGGYVYWTARKPMKLGYPPGPGTIAQMIFGISESLGIACWGVVILADPKGKAFRTG, from the exons atgggTTCTTTCGTTTCACAGCCCCTTGAGCCGGTAAAGTTCGTTGCGACCCCTGAGGCCACCTCCACCGCTAAGCCCGCACAGGTCACTGCAACCGAAGCGCCAGCCTCTCCAGAGCAAGCCCCTCTATTTAATAACTGCTGGAGCTGTCGCGTGCTCTCCGGGTCGGGGCTGATAGGGGCAGGAGGGTATGTGTACTGGACGGCGCGGAAGCCCATGAAGCTGGGATATCCCCCGGGTCCTGGGACTATTGCGCAGATGATCTTCGGCATCAGTGAGAGTCTGG GCATTGCTTGCTGGGGTGTGGTCATCCTGGCAGACCCCAAAGGGAAGGCCTTCCGCACTGGATGA